ttaatttattggtatatatgtttcttatgttcttattctttttcttgtgttttctttcttttcttgggagaatgaacagaataagaatttcattgcatagtataactgctgttttactatgcacatgacaataaaactcttgaatcttgaaaatgtaCCGTCCCAGAGTGGATGCAACTAGACAATCCCACCTACATTGATGCTATTGGAGTGCCAAGGGCGTACCTGACGAGTATAAATTGGTTAATCAGATTGCTAATGGATTCTAATCTATACTTCCTTGGATTaggacaaataaaaatgtagacAGGATCAACTACATTCACTATAACTTGCAAAGACTTGGGAACTACACTGAAGCAGAGAACAGCTGGCATCCACGTCACTCATGGCCTTCCAGAACCACATTGGCTGGATGGGTTGCTAGCACATCGACAGGGAGCATTCTCCATGTTTGGTGAACAGTGCTGCACCTACATCCCTAACAACACTGATACAGCAGCTACGCTGACACCTGCAATTTCTGGGTTAAAGGCATTAAACCCCAGGATGAAAGAGCACTCTGGTGTGGACACCAGCTCATGGAGTGACGGTGGCCAGTGGACCCCCTACGTGGTGGCAGTCCCAATCTCACTTGCGGTTGCCCTTGTCTTGTGCGTGTTttgtggatgttgttgtgtgCCTGTTGTTCAGATTGCTATTTCCAGGACAGTGGATGCAGCTTTAGCGCCCATGTCTTCCAAAGTAAGTGAATTGTACCTCCTAGTGGCAACCACggctgatgatgatggtgatgacatGTCCGATGAAGGTGCTGACCTATCGTTATACGATAACGTAAGTGCGTTCTTGTGACAACCCCATCGCTTCCGTCTGaataattatataaattatataataattatagaaATACATTTACTGATTGATGATCTTTTAAGTAAAAGCTAAAAAGAGAGCCTAAATACTGTTGGAactaaaaaggagatcactgacattgtcaaacattttaaggctaaaacatcaactgattgtcatggaatggaaatggaaacaatgaaaagggtcatcaatgagattttATACTCGTTAACAtagattagtaacttatcatttcagacaggaatatttccaagcaaaatgaaaacagccaaagtggttccaatctttaaaaaaggagataaacaccaatttacaaattatcgaccagtttccttgttacctcaattttctaaaatgatggagaagctatttagtaacaggttggacaaatttattaataagaatgaattaccagcaggcagtcaatatggttacagagccaacatgccaacttctatggcactgatggaaatcacggacgaaatcactactgctatagacaacagaagatgtgaagatgctgtattcatggatctgacaaaagccttccatacaattcatcacaatattttaatatcaaaattagaaaggtacggaattagagaattagttttgaattgggttaaaagctacctagcaaacaggaagcaatttgtaaagctaggagaatacacatctgggagtttatacaccacgtgtggagtaccccaggggtccatattgggaccaaaactgttcaatttctacatcaacgacatttgtaaagtaacaaaggacttaaagttggtattatttgcggatgataccagtgccttttgttgtggggaaagcacacaagaaatcattaaaaaggtcaaggatgaaaaggtcatattaaagtcatggtttgacaggaacagattatccctgaaattaagtaaaactaaaataatgctatttacgtacgatcaaatacaaataaacggagtggacattgaaagagtgaaagaatataaattcctgggggtcataatagacgaaaaaatgagttggaactctcatattaaaaatgtacaacaaaaggtggtgagaaatatctctatattgaataaagcaaaatatgttgttgatcataaatcactccacactctgttccttagtattagcatatttaatgtattgtgtggaaataattacaaaaggggaaataattacaaaagcaatcttcactcactgtactgcaaaaaagatggtgaggatcattcataataccaagtatagacaacatacaaacctttatttttaatatcacatattagtgaggatcattcataataccaagtatagacaacatacaaacctttatttttaatatcacatattagtgaggatcattctttttcaaaatggcgccgtgtgtgtggctgccggttacagcagctctgtacttttcttccaccttttagtgtttttatagtattttagtcttcttactttttcttttggtcgcatttggtcgagtgtgcagctatggaggttcatattgttacttttctagtctgcgccttgatgctctttgaacttttcagttcaactgtgggaaacctcttcagccatggctccccattcaaccaaggctccattgtttacacccgggatcagcagttagccctgtgccacacaccccctctctgcacggagaggccggagatccccaaggagctgcggaggagcagaagaggatgcaggtcgggagtgaagtgcaagaagcggaaaagacggtacaagccatgtctaccgtctgtcatcatgaggaacgtaagatctctccccaacaagatggaagagctaacgacgctgacccgactgcagagggagtaccgggaatgcagcctcatgtgcttcacggagacgtggctgagtgaGCTTTCTCCGGATTCACACGTCACACTGGACCGATTCCAGTTGGTACGAGTGGACAGGAatgcaacggagagcggtaagaagaagggagggggaatcgctgtgtttgtgaatgatagatggtgccacccgggacacatctgtgtgaaggagcaactgtgcaccagggacgtggaactgttagtggttagcatgcggccatactaccttccgagggagttttcacatgttattgctatgactgtgtacatccccccctcagcggtcgctgctgcagctgtagagcagatccacaccatcgtctctcaacttcagaaccagcacccccaatccctcctcctcatctccggtgacttcaatcatgcttccctgtcctctgctcttcccaccttcacccagtatgtcaaatgccacactagagacaattaaactttggacctcctgtatgcaaacatcaaggatgcatacacctcatcccccctccccccgctgggtcgttctgatcacaacctcgtccatctcgtcacagactacactccagtagtgaatagacaaccccctgtgaagaggcctgtgaagcagtggtctgaggggagcagtgctaggctcagagactgcttccagacaacagactgggaagcgctctgcagtccccatggcagtgacgttgacagcctGACTCACtttatcaacttctgtgtggagaacactgtgccctccaagttggtgcggtgttttcccaacaacaaaccctgggtgacctctgagattaaggccctgctgaataagaagaaaagggtcttcaactcgggggacaaggaggagctgtgcagagtccagagggaactccggcataagatcaggaaggggaaggactgctacaggaggaaactggagaagcggctggaagagaataatgccagggaagtctggagaggcctgcagaccatcacaggccatggtaaaggagtggggagaaaccaagccagtggggacaagatctgggcagatgaactcaatctgttttttaacagatttgagtctgccccccctccctcccctaccaactcaccactcttcacccccacatccccatcccagccatcctctacgcCCCTtagtcactgtgtgtctgacatggtactctgcagcacaggtgcccctcagggtacggtgctctcccctttcctcttcaccctctacacctcggacttcacacacaactccacacagtgtcacatccagaagttctccgacgacacagccattgtgggttggtttcagaggggaacgatctggaatacaggacggtcatcagggactttgtcagctggagtgagcttaaccagctgcaactcaacaccagcaagacaaaggagatgatcattaacttccagaggaaaacatcccacttcacaccggtgaacatccagggagcggacatagagttggtagacagctacaaattcctgggtgttcaccttaacaacaaactggactggtccgtcaacacccacgccctctacaagaagggccagagtcgcctccacctgctgaggagactgaggtcctttggtgtgtgcaggactcttttacggaccttttatgactctgtggtggcctcagccatcttctatgctgtgggctgctggagaggggacagcacggacagggacaggagcaggatcaatagactgatcaggagagcgagctctgtcctggacggtcctctggactccatggaggaagtgggggagagaaggatgttggctaagctgacatccatcatggacaacacctctcacccgctacatgacactgtgggttctcttagcagctccttcagcagcagactgttacacccacggtgtaagaaggagaggttccgcatgtccttcataccgaccgctgtcaggctctacaacacctgcaccacctgaaccatgttgtagtcactatgtattctttacttgcgtatcttgcttgctgctgtaacaagtgaatttccccgctgtgggataaataaagtacaaatacaaataaaatacaaatacaaataaatacaaggaagaagagtcttgatcatcactatgattgttctgtcatgattgtttttttgttattatttattattacactgattattatatgttataatattccatggaaagcaggaagtgaataatatgtactgtactagatgtggaatggatggggggtaggattaaataagctttgcttcttcctactcctttaggacatgtggaactgtgaaatgattcatgagatgtattccattggaaccttcatgttcaaataaactaaaccaaaccaaacaaccTGGCAACAGGTAAGCTAGTAAGACAGGGTTTAAATAGTCCACgaggtaattggttccaggtgTGCATGAGCTCCCCTCCACGGGTCGGTGGGTGTGCTACAACAGACGGAcacaagagggcagcagagcagcaccacagCTCATGACACCATCAACACTGTATGTTCCTAAGAGTTATTAGGACTTACCACCAACTGtattaccgtaaatcacggtgtataaaccgtgtattaaccgcacccccattttcagactcacggtgggggaaaaaaaagtttagttcataaatgcttgccaactctttcatctcaaatcaacatgcataaaggtactaagcaatttcaaaaagaagaagaaagtccatcaattcatctgcaaggGAATTACATAAtgttgcattgcttcagtgtgaatgtgaataaactccaacgtttattcaagcatacacaagcatgttcagcaactgtacagcagagggcgctaaagtcaaagcaactgtctgacccacagacggctttcCAAATGCGCTTCTGGTCAATGTCTCCCGGTATTTATAGCCAAAGtctggcctagcggacccaagcgtccacgaacttgcgtctagtggcgccaaactttgactgggtgTTGTTGGAGccgtgatgaactttgccgtggcggaaaattggccgctcgtaatattttgtgcagctcaaaactttcggagcggtaggagggaccatcagcggtggccgagcggatacggcgttgccttaacggggtccaacttctgttaaacagtggtgaacgagcggtgattaattttttttaccgcTCCACGAGTGTACgagtgatcttccgctgaagcgttgtagaagcgttgtctgatattatttttcagtccgagtctggtcacagacctgtcatcgtgtataaaccgcaccccgattttttgcttcttagaggtggaaaaaaagcgcggtttatacaccgtgatttacggtaccTACGTAGTGGATGGAACAAATGAATTTTGAAGTAAATATGAAGATGTTCAACAAGCTAACCTGACAGGCtcccataaataaatagaaaattaaAGGTGAGTTGATCATGTGTCCTCTTCCATCTTCTCAAGTACAGGCAGGCGCCATCACACAAGAACTTGCATCATCATGCAGAGCAAGGTAGACATAACAGGCAAGAAGCCTCCAAAGGCCTTCATCCTCTCGGTGACATCATCCTTGATCTGCCAGAACTTGTGAACTACCAGGACAGTGAAAATCGAGATAATAAAATGATTAGGTAGAATTCCTGCCAGTTAAAATAAGAAGCTGCTCACAAAGAAGCCTTCAGGCTACGCGTATGTGACATGGAACAATGTGCTGACacaaaggtgtccaaagtgcggcctgggggccatttgcacaTCAGGAGAAGTTGCAATCTAATCAAACTCATTTTATAAGAGTAAcgtcatgaggaaaaaatatcattttagtagcacaaagtttaaatattacaaaagatgttttcttaaaagttgtcatttttggaaaatgaggttgtggaaatgttatgttatgagaatgaaatccaaatattatgggaatagttggaaaaatgaCTAACTGAGCATGTCCAATTGTGACAGATTGAATAAATGTGGGTGTCACAGAAGTAATGTTTAATAATTGCTTTAATGCTCATATGGTACCTATTTCATGCTTGAAATGTTGTTAGTTGCAGCAGGAAGAGTACAGTAAAATGTTTTTGGCTTCATGTTTTTGTAACAGAAAAAGCAATAGTTATTGTAGTACTGGAGGGCTCCAGCAGGGGGGGCTTAGCGCTTTTGGGTCATACTAAAAACACCTCATGTCCTCCTCCTTAGACATTACAAATGTGGCTTGAGGAAAGATCGTGTCCGTTTGTCCTGGTTCAATAATTCCCCTTTTCAGGATTTTGTTCTTCCAAAGAAGTAGTTTATGCTTATGAATGTGTCATTGAATGTTTAAACGTGTTATGGAATGTGTATGTGTTACGGTGTATGCGTGTTTCAAGTTAACGAGGTCTAAACCAGCTAATGCTAAAGCTAAAGGCACTGCCAAACGAGCTGAAGCTAATGTTCAGAGAAGCGCCATGTTTATGACGTAATACTGTGAAGAGGAACTTTGTAGTCTCCTTGTGTATATActtgtatgtgtgtatttgctGGAGTATCTGTGATGTGTGTGCTATCAtaggagaggtggcagtagagtttctgactgggttgttcaacaggatcttagatcatgaaaagatgcctgaggaatggaggagaagtgtgctggtgcccattttgaagaacaagggagatgtgcagagctgtggcaactacagaggaataaagctgatgaagttatgggaaagagtagttgaagctagactaagggcacaagtgagcatttgtgagcagcagtatggtttcatgccaaaaaaagagtactacagaggcagtatttgctttgaggatgttgatagagaagtacagagaaggccagacggagctgcattgtgtttttgtagatgtggagaaagcttatgacagggtgcccagagaggaagtgtgctattgtatgaggaagtctggagtggcagagaagtatgttagagcggtgcaggacatgtatgaggactggaagacagtggtgaggtgtgctgtaggtgtgacagaggagttcaaggtggaggtgggactgcatcagggatcagctctgagccccttcttgttcgctatggtgatggacagactgacagacgaggttagacaggaatctccatggactatgatgtttgcagatgacattgtgatctgcagtgagagcagggaacaggtggaggagaagctagagaggtggaggtttgccctggaaaggagaggaatgaaggttagccgcagtaagacagagtacatgtgtgtgaatgagagggacccaagtggaagagtgagcttacagggagacgagatcaagaaggtggaggatttgaagtacttagggtcaacagtccagagcaatggagagtgtggaaaagaggtgaagaagcgtgaacaggcaggatggtacgggtggagaaaagtgtcaggtgtgatgtgtgatagaagagtttcagctaaaatgaaaggaaaggtgtacaaaactgtggtggtgtttggtctagagacattgtccatgaggaaaagacaggagacagagctggaggtagcagaggtgaagatgctgaggttctctctgggagagaccaggaaggataggatcaggaatgagtacatcagagggacagcacatgttagaggttttgaagataaagtcagagaggccagactgagatggtttggacatgtccagaggagagatagggaatatacaggtagaaggatgctgagtttggaactgccaggcaggaggcctagaggaagaccaaagaggaggtttatggatgtagtgaaagaggacatgaaggtagttggtgtgagagaagaggacgcagaagacagggttagatggaggcaattgattcgctgtggcgacccctgaaggaaAAAgccaaaaggagaagaagaagaacaacaacaaccctTCATCTTGTAActtgatatttatatattcgCATTTCTTCCATGACCTGGAATTCAATTCCGTCCAAGGATTTCTTTGTCAGAAATGGGGATGGTCTCTGCTGTGTGATCCGGCTGCTCCTTCaaagacccattgtctgtagcattgactctaccacgtacaatgaagctaaatatgtaaaaacagtcttatccccgttggtaggcaacactgatcatcatatagagaacacaaaagggtttgtggcgagtatcaaagacctcagattggagccagaggaaactttggtgtcttatgatgtgacttcacttttcacatctgtccccacctcagcagcagtctcggtggtgaggaagagactgctcgaggactcaactctgcatcggagaacaaaacttagtgctgaccacatctgccaattattggaaatttgccttaacactacacattttcagtttagagggaaattttacagacaaattcatggttgtgctatgggctcaccagcctcacccatagtggcgaatctgtacatggaagagatggagaaacaggctctcacatccttctcagggacaaaaccaaggcactggtttagatacgtggatgacaccttggtcataatcaaaaaacaggaaattcagtctttcacagatcaaatcaatgcggtggacaccaatatcaaatttactcacGAGGACAcgaaagagaaccaactagccttcttagactgcaaggtaattataggagaggacagacagctacttccagaggtctttagaaaggccacacacactgaccaatacctgctttttgaatcaaaccatccactacaacatcaactaggggttattaggaccctccaacatagagcggaacaaataccaactagtgctgagggaaggaaaaaggagacacaacatgtccagagagcgctctcaacctgtgggtacccgcggtgggcttttaacaaatgtcaaaagaagagagtagggaaagaaacccaaaagcccacagaagcaaaaaaatgaggagtggtagtcccttatgtagctggggtctccgaaaaacttcAGAGGAtcttattcaagattcaagattcaagattcaagagagttttattgtcatgtgcatggtaaaacagcagttatactatgcaatgaaaatcttattctgttcattctcccaagaaaagaaagaaaacacaagaaagaataagaacataagaaacataaacacataaacatatataccaataaattaagcaacaaaaacagacacagacattaatacagacattaatacaaataaataatacaaataaataaataaagtgctatgagtgtgtgcttgtgttgcgtgcggcgtgtgtgagtgcttatGGCAACaaaaaattcctacctatttcaaaccagtaaataccctgagacaaaaattagtgcatcctaaagacaaggctccaaaccaaaaacagagcaatgtggtctattccatccactgtaaagatgaggaatgcaaagagcactacattggggaaactaagcaaatgctccaaaaaaggctttatcaacatcgcagggacaattctagtggtcctcaatcagcagtacatctacaccttaaagcaaccaatcactcttttgaggacagcgaggtaaagcttttggccaaagaaaacagatggtttgaaagaggagtaaaggaagctatttttgtcaaacaacagaacccatcattgaatcggaacggtggtttgaggtttaatttggaccctgtgttcagcaggttactgagaccaaaacccacagctcttagtgttgcaaatgaggtggagccagggccgagccagaacaatagatgctaacgagccagtatcagagtcgttcatacccaactcagggagctacacttccctttgatcggaggtgcgaatggcaggagaggataagaccacaactcctcccagtcttagtgtaaggaaccaataggaggagggggttggcacaccaattccgcccactcttactgtatttaaggcctaggctaccagcacttgttagttcgctgacgaagctcttcggatgaggagcgaaacgtctgacaccttcttcacagaagtacagatgacgtctcaagaagcctttccctcgttggacaactcctgtacgactgagagcctacacagacgcattactCGTAGCCATGTCTAAATACCCCCTCAAAACCTCCTGGGGggttattacctaacaagtaaAACCACCACAACATTTAATTTAGTCTACTGCTTTAATACTCAAATCTTTGTGGGGAAAGGCGTCACGCTTCTAGAAGAACAAAATACGCCCTGGACAGTCTTGGCGCCGGTGGGCGAGCCAACAAGTGTGCTGAATGCAATGTGtttgtttgaaataaaatactgtTTGAAGGTTCCACTTGAAAAGTCAGGATTCCACCCGGCGGGGTAAGGATGATGGTGAGGAAGGTGAGGGAGCAGCCCGCAACCCCCTGgttgatgatgtcaagggagttgggagcacggTCAGCATGAAAAGCCACAAGTCGGCCACTTGAAGTAAAGGACTTGAGGTGCTTCTGCCCAAGAAGACTCAGATGAGGCTTGCGAGGGTGTCGTGTGCTCACGTCACACCAAAACTGAGCATCCACACGACGACGACCCCAAGGACAGCGTCCCTGCTgccaaacatggaggtggaaacatcgTGCTTTGGGGGTGTTCCTCTGAGCAACATCTGACCTCTGCTTGCCAGCAAGGCTTTCTCCACCAAGTACGAAGCCACCTTTGGCTCCGGGAgcgcagcatttctctcatgtacCTGTTGTGGGGGGGTGCTCTCGGCATTCATTGCATTTTGCCGGTGTGGTTTGTGACTGCTGCATTGTCCCAGCGCATGTGGTGTAGGCTGTTTTTTGGGTCACTTGGGGCGCTGGATGTTTTGATGCAATGCAGACAATTTCAagtttcaagagttttattgtcatatgcatgtaaaacaggtagttctgctatgcaatgaaattcttgttctgttcattctcacaagaaaataaattaaagcacaagaaaatgaataagaacataagaaacattaataccaataaattatgcaacaacaacagaagagacattagatttccaaaatggggacttggaacagccttcaaagcacctttcatgttgctgtagacttggtccaggatgctatttgccctcgtgggaaagcctacatgctggtcACCTACAATGATGGCAATGCCACTCAAGCACTGACCTGATGTGGCCACAAGGGGGCGCTCTCTAGTGAATCCAGCAGGAGACTTTTTGGGTGATGCGGCCAAGCATGCTGAACTGTCATCGGCCCGGGGGGAATATGCTGTTCCTGTTTGCTCATCAAGCCTCACTTTTGTctctgtgaaaaagtgataaaaGATCTTTGGGATCTTCCCTCTCGTGGGCGTGCAAAAGCACAGCATGACGCCTGCTAAGTCCACTTTCTTTCCAAGCTTCCACACGTCTTTGGACCTGGACTTCTTTCACGTTCGTCGTTCTATTTCCTGTGACTGCAGCTGATCCTTTACATTggaatgtgcattcaaaatacaTTTCACACCAAAAGAGACATCAGTGACACacaatatgtatttaaaaagacaaaacaggcaCTACTTTAGTTACGATCGGCCGTGGGACGCAGGGCCAGCCTTCATCACCTGTCGTTGGCCGCCTGCGGTGAGGGTGTCTCGAGTTGGAAGGCTGAAACACCCACTGGTCCAAAGGAACACCACTGATGGTGCTGACAAAGTTCCTACGCCTCGTGTGATGACCATCTGTGTATTTGATCACAAATTGAAAACCTACTCCGATCAAACGGATCATTAGGACAGAACAGCAGAATTCCGTGCTTTATCCACGTCTTCCAAACATTTTATGGTTGATACTTTTGTAATCCCAGCAATACGCTAAATCGTAATACAGGACGTCTTTTCTCATTTTGTTCACTTGGACTTCAATTCAGAATAAAAAgtactagaataaagtctttaatattaagagaaaacgtCGTAATATCAGAAGAAAAAGCcgcagttttatgagaataaccttgtaatatgaggaaatataactttttatgagaaaataacttttttacATCAGagcttataatattatgggaataaagtaattttacaagaataaagttcaaatattaagagacaacaGTTGTTGTAACATTGAGGAACTCAATGtttgaactttattcccatgatatcaTAACTTGTTCCCCAACCTTTATGCTACCAAAGTGACATCGCTACTTCTTTGctcattagaaaactatttttttctcttaatattttgactttaacatttctgctgttgattttttaatattatttttcataatatttcaactttcttctcctaatattttattttattttttatgtttattttatttttattttatttccatgtTATACATTTCCCCCCAGCATA
Above is a genomic segment from Dunckerocampus dactyliophorus isolate RoL2022-P2 chromosome 1, RoL_Ddac_1.1, whole genome shotgun sequence containing:
- the LOC129187756 gene encoding uncharacterized protein LOC129187756 isoform X1, encoding MMMVMTCPMKVLTYRYTITSTVGNLFSHGSPFNQGSIVYTRDQQLALCHTPPLCTERPEIPKELRRSRRGCRSGVKCKKRKRRYKPCLPSVIMRNVRSLPNKMEELTTLTRLQREYRECSLMCFTETWLSELSPDSHVTLDRFQLVRVDRNATESGKKKGGGIAVFVNDRWCHPGHICVKEQLCTRDVELLVVSMRPYYLPREFSHVIAMTVYIPPSAVAAAAVEQIHTIVSQLQNQHPQSLLLISGDFNHASLSSALPTFTQYVKCHTRDN
- the LOC129187756 gene encoding uncharacterized protein LOC129187756 isoform X2; translation: MIINFQRKTSHFTPVNIQGADIELVDSYKFLGVHLNNKLDWSVNTHALYKKGQSRLHLLRRLRSFGVCRTLLRTFYDSVVASAIFYAVGCWRGDSTDRDRSRINRLIRRASSVLDGPLDSMEEVGERRMLAKLTSIMDNTSHPLHDTVGSLSSSFSSRLLHPRCKKERFRMSFIPTAVRLYNTCTT